Proteins from a genomic interval of Nocardioides jishulii:
- a CDS encoding aldehyde dehydrogenase family protein encodes MTTAPTSHTRENPARVDESVGTVEFATPAAVDRTVRRAALAQVEWAARPLEERVALVRQAADHVEKHLDEIAGLVARETGKVLGDSRGESAFAVAVLRHYANRAPELLREQGHDDERGRLVVRHRPFGVVGAITPWNAPIILAVLKVAPALVSGNTIVVKPSPLAPFGIQRFLELAAEVLPAGVVDVVQGDVETVTALVEHPGISRVAFTGGDTAGRAIASLAGRSLTPSVLELGGNDAAILLDDVALTDADAERLVMAAFATSGQVCMAIKRLYVHSSRLDEVVAQMRAAAERVLLVGDPLAPDATVGPVVNRASRERLEALVQSCREAGNQVIEIGGVAEGTDLDRGHFVRPVLVLGADDSDVVVAQEQFGPVLPIQAFDEVDEVVVRANAGDLGLGASVWSADEERAFAVAARLEAGFTFVNTHNRTGMSLLAPFGGVKRSGWGREYGDEGLMEYVQPCVIHAPGAFREGGAGSGAAAYPGT; translated from the coding sequence ATGACCACCGCACCGACCTCGCACACGAGGGAGAACCCGGCCCGGGTCGACGAGTCCGTCGGGACGGTCGAGTTCGCCACCCCCGCCGCCGTGGACCGCACGGTTCGCCGCGCCGCCCTGGCCCAGGTGGAGTGGGCTGCCCGTCCCCTGGAGGAGCGGGTCGCCCTCGTGCGGCAGGCAGCCGACCACGTGGAGAAGCACCTCGACGAGATCGCCGGCCTGGTCGCCCGTGAGACCGGAAAGGTCCTCGGTGACTCGCGCGGCGAGAGCGCCTTCGCGGTCGCCGTGCTCCGCCACTACGCCAACCGGGCGCCCGAGCTCCTGCGCGAGCAGGGCCACGACGACGAGCGCGGTCGCCTGGTCGTGCGCCACCGTCCCTTCGGCGTGGTCGGCGCGATCACCCCGTGGAACGCCCCGATCATCCTGGCGGTGCTCAAGGTGGCGCCCGCCCTCGTCTCCGGCAACACCATCGTCGTCAAGCCCTCGCCGCTCGCGCCCTTCGGGATCCAGCGTTTCCTCGAGCTGGCCGCCGAGGTCCTCCCTGCCGGCGTGGTCGACGTGGTGCAGGGCGACGTGGAGACCGTCACCGCCCTGGTCGAGCACCCCGGCATCTCGCGCGTCGCCTTCACCGGTGGCGACACGGCAGGTCGGGCGATCGCCTCCCTCGCGGGGCGGTCGCTGACGCCAAGCGTCCTGGAGCTCGGAGGCAACGACGCCGCGATCCTGCTGGACGACGTCGCCCTGACGGACGCCGACGCCGAGCGCCTGGTGATGGCCGCCTTCGCGACCAGCGGACAGGTCTGCATGGCGATCAAGCGTCTCTACGTGCACTCCTCCCGCCTCGACGAGGTGGTCGCCCAGATGCGCGCAGCTGCCGAGCGCGTGCTGCTGGTCGGCGACCCGCTGGCTCCCGACGCGACCGTGGGACCGGTGGTCAACCGAGCCTCCCGCGAGCGGCTCGAGGCGCTCGTCCAGAGCTGTCGCGAGGCTGGCAACCAGGTCATCGAGATCGGCGGCGTCGCCGAGGGCACCGACCTGGACCGCGGCCACTTCGTCCGCCCGGTGCTCGTGCTGGGCGCCGACGACTCCGACGTGGTCGTGGCCCAGGAGCAGTTCGGTCCGGTGCTCCCGATCCAGGCCTTCGACGAGGTCGACGAGGTGGTGGTCCGGGCCAACGCCGGCGACCTGGGCCTCGGCGCCTCCGTCTGGTCGGCCGACGAGGAGCGCGCCTTCGCGGTGGCAGCCCGGCTCGAGGCCGGCTTCACCTTCGTCAACACCCACAACCGCACCGGGATGTCGCTGCTGGCGCCGTTCGGTGGCGTGAAGCGGTCCGGGTGGGGTCGCGAGTACGGCGACGAAGGCCTGATGGAGTACGTCCAGCCGTGCGTGATCCACGCGCCCGGCGCCTTCCGGGAGGGCGGTGCCGGATCGGGCGCCGCGGCCTATCCCGGGACCTGA
- a CDS encoding aldehyde dehydrogenase family protein: MSDLTRDALEVPAVEQLVDGLWSTPAESLQITLSDPYTGEALGAAPASDDASVEAALAAAQRVHADNSWNGLGIERRAEILDAIGVALGEQVPYLAALESKATGVPVAQTSIVGVIVPGAFHLAAQAIRSGALYSEETSQAGQTVEVHHFPLGPSVNLVPWNAPAPMAAHKVASSLAAGAPAILKPSEYAPWGTTALARVIDRVLTEQGAPAGTFQLLQGGAKVGGALVNDLRTRSVSFTGGLQAGRAIAAACAANFTKLQLELGGNNPLVILPDADVDTAARSATDLLTTLNGQWCRALGRLVLPEGKSDAVLERISERLSELKVGDPLDPATEFGPMVHPGHLAQLKAGIEERVAAGGTPHASTPLPQQGNFLAPTLITGVPSEAAQHELFGPVATVHTYDDADTSAAVALANGTPFGLEGYVIGTDAASALDVARQVRAGEVKVNGSTIMSLHLDTPRPAWGLSGMGEEGTVETIRIYTGAQVVGVEGGFALHLR; this comes from the coding sequence GTGAGCGACCTGACCCGCGACGCACTGGAGGTCCCGGCTGTCGAGCAGCTGGTCGACGGTCTCTGGTCCACGCCGGCCGAGTCGCTCCAGATCACCCTCTCGGACCCCTACACCGGGGAGGCGCTCGGCGCCGCCCCGGCGTCGGACGACGCGTCGGTGGAGGCCGCGCTGGCAGCTGCCCAGCGCGTCCACGCCGACAACTCCTGGAACGGCCTCGGCATCGAGCGTCGGGCCGAGATCCTCGACGCGATCGGCGTGGCCCTGGGGGAGCAGGTCCCCTACCTGGCGGCCCTGGAGTCCAAGGCGACCGGCGTGCCGGTCGCTCAGACCTCCATCGTCGGCGTCATCGTCCCGGGTGCGTTCCACCTGGCGGCGCAGGCGATCCGCAGCGGGGCCCTCTACTCCGAGGAGACGAGCCAGGCCGGTCAGACCGTGGAGGTCCACCACTTCCCGCTCGGCCCCTCGGTCAACCTCGTCCCGTGGAACGCGCCGGCTCCGATGGCGGCGCACAAGGTCGCCAGCTCGTTGGCCGCCGGTGCGCCCGCCATCCTCAAGCCGAGCGAGTACGCCCCCTGGGGCACCACGGCGCTGGCCCGGGTCATCGACCGCGTCCTCACCGAGCAGGGTGCTCCTGCCGGGACCTTCCAGCTGCTCCAGGGCGGCGCCAAGGTCGGGGGAGCGTTGGTCAACGACCTGCGTACCCGATCGGTCTCCTTCACCGGTGGCCTGCAGGCAGGCCGCGCGATCGCTGCCGCCTGCGCGGCCAACTTCACCAAGCTGCAGCTCGAGCTGGGCGGCAACAACCCGCTGGTGATCCTGCCCGACGCTGACGTCGACACCGCTGCTCGCAGCGCGACGGACCTGCTCACCACGCTCAACGGCCAGTGGTGCCGCGCGCTCGGTCGGCTGGTCCTGCCCGAGGGCAAGTCCGATGCCGTGCTCGAGCGCATCTCCGAGCGGCTCTCCGAGCTCAAGGTCGGCGACCCGCTCGACCCGGCGACGGAGTTCGGCCCGATGGTCCACCCGGGCCACCTGGCCCAGCTCAAGGCCGGCATCGAGGAGCGCGTGGCTGCCGGTGGCACGCCCCACGCCTCGACGCCGCTCCCGCAGCAGGGCAACTTCCTCGCTCCTACCCTGATCACCGGGGTGCCGAGCGAGGCCGCGCAGCACGAGCTGTTCGGGCCCGTCGCCACGGTCCACACCTACGACGACGCGGACACCTCTGCGGCCGTCGCCCTGGCCAACGGCACCCCGTTCGGCCTCGAGGGCTACGTCATCGGCACTGACGCCGCGTCGGCGCTCGACGTGGCGCGTCAGGTGCGCGCCGGTGAGGTCAAGGTCAACGGCTCCACGATCATGAGCCTGCACCTCGACACCCCGCGCCCGGCCTGGGGTCTCTCCGGCATGGGCGAGGAGGGCACGGTGGAGACCATCCGCATCTACACCGGCGCCCAGGTCGTGGGCGTCGAGGGCGGCTTCGCCCTCCACCTGCGCTGA
- a CDS encoding acyl-CoA dehydrogenase family protein produces MTERLTAEIVFSDLTEAERERQRRVESVLPAIAAAAEQADAESALPEGHIKLLGDAGLLGLVVPEEFGGLGGGLRDLVATTYALGTVCGSTALAFFFHCSSSSRGMLPLAALDAGLYSDDEAPVVRAFAEKVLTLMGTEKKAIGNFASEAVKASNANVLIRTTATRTEGGWLLNGEKSFGCLSGSADYYLVTARREDVEGLDALTLFLVPRDTEGARPRSPWIGLGMRASDNNGLIMENAFVPDELSLAVPGGFSKATTMSRGSWVGNQIAIASIYAGIAQGVWDFAMGRVMGAKFADTGKPIASSPMHQVMIGDGERHLAEAHLWLRRQTELEASEPPILPKNEVVQSWKLAKGAICEHAHEVALTALKMCGTSGALMGNEIGRAVRDTTMGLVQAFPAERGKLDLAKMIVDNEGWAGLTTTDSFKKDGDK; encoded by the coding sequence ATGACTGAACGTCTCACCGCAGAGATCGTCTTCTCGGACCTGACGGAGGCTGAGCGCGAGCGCCAGCGCCGCGTGGAGTCCGTCCTCCCGGCGATCGCCGCCGCAGCCGAGCAGGCGGACGCCGAGTCCGCGCTGCCCGAGGGTCACATCAAGCTCCTCGGCGACGCAGGCCTGCTCGGCCTGGTCGTGCCGGAGGAGTTCGGCGGCCTCGGCGGCGGTCTGCGCGACCTCGTCGCGACGACGTACGCCCTCGGCACCGTCTGCGGCTCCACGGCCCTGGCCTTCTTCTTCCACTGCTCGTCCTCCTCGCGCGGCATGCTGCCCCTGGCGGCCCTCGACGCCGGTCTGTACAGCGACGACGAGGCCCCGGTCGTGCGCGCCTTCGCCGAGAAGGTGCTCACCCTCATGGGCACCGAGAAGAAGGCGATCGGCAACTTCGCGTCCGAGGCCGTCAAGGCCTCCAACGCCAACGTGCTGATCCGCACCACCGCCACGCGCACCGAGGGCGGCTGGCTGCTGAACGGTGAGAAGTCCTTCGGCTGCCTCTCCGGCTCGGCCGACTACTACCTCGTCACCGCCCGCCGTGAGGACGTCGAGGGCCTGGACGCCCTGACGCTCTTCCTCGTGCCCCGTGACACCGAGGGTGCTCGTCCCCGCTCGCCGTGGATCGGCCTGGGCATGCGCGCCTCCGACAACAACGGCCTCATCATGGAGAACGCCTTCGTCCCCGACGAGCTCTCGCTCGCCGTGCCCGGCGGCTTCTCCAAGGCCACCACGATGTCCCGCGGCTCCTGGGTCGGCAACCAGATCGCGATCGCGTCGATCTACGCCGGCATCGCGCAGGGCGTCTGGGACTTCGCCATGGGCCGTGTCATGGGCGCGAAGTTCGCCGACACCGGCAAGCCGATCGCGTCCTCGCCGATGCACCAGGTCATGATCGGCGACGGCGAGCGCCACCTGGCCGAGGCGCACCTCTGGCTGCGCCGCCAGACCGAGCTCGAGGCTTCCGAGCCGCCGATCCTGCCGAAGAACGAGGTCGTGCAGTCGTGGAAGCTCGCCAAGGGCGCCATCTGCGAGCACGCCCACGAGGTCGCGCTCACCGCGCTCAAGATGTGCGGCACGTCCGGTGCCCTCATGGGCAACGAGATCGGTCGCGCCGTGCGTGACACCACGATGGGCCTCGTCCAGGCGTTCCCCGCCGAGCGCGGCAAGCTGGACCTGGCCAAGATGATCGTCGACAACGAAGGCTGGGCTGGTCTGACGACCACCGACTCCTTCAAGAAGGACGGGGACAAGTGA
- a CDS encoding flavin reductase, which translates to MVDPATFRDVMAQWPSGVTIVTTLDADGVRKGMTASSFSSVSLTPPLVSVCLLKSLYTHKLISDSGVFGVNVLAKDQQEVARRFAGMVPGLEDRFEGEEWTIAETGVSLLDSALGWVDCRVVHEYEGGDHTIFVGEVVAANNARRSAPLLFHSRGWGQFADVLPDVAGVADTGLVQVMRDSGLEAELPDAVRMVTDAGVRLRVAELQHGDDADAVLASVPWPADRSLTTVLVGDRLQAQKALEQGVGAVELVADCLDPASVTKVLACVDGIADKAAVALTDPFAPERHEAVLEAVERLCAAGVREICLPDTDGAATALAVRDLLQEVVPLARPASLRIRLDGADRLALVKGLTALKSGVRDFDTALGGLQHSVSVEDLIRLLGTLDVASPVDPEALSSLAERLSTIQTTARAALAARNTVGAAG; encoded by the coding sequence ATGGTTGATCCCGCGACGTTCCGGGACGTGATGGCGCAGTGGCCCAGCGGGGTCACGATCGTGACCACCCTCGACGCCGACGGCGTCCGTAAGGGCATGACCGCGAGTTCGTTCTCCAGCGTGAGCCTGACCCCGCCCCTGGTGTCGGTCTGCCTGCTGAAGTCGCTCTACACGCACAAGCTCATCTCGGACTCCGGCGTCTTCGGCGTCAACGTCCTCGCCAAGGACCAGCAGGAGGTCGCCCGCCGGTTCGCGGGCATGGTCCCCGGGCTCGAGGACCGCTTCGAGGGCGAGGAGTGGACCATTGCCGAGACGGGTGTCTCGCTGCTCGACTCCGCCCTGGGGTGGGTCGACTGCCGGGTCGTGCACGAGTACGAGGGTGGCGACCACACGATCTTCGTCGGGGAGGTGGTCGCGGCCAACAACGCGCGACGCTCCGCCCCGTTGCTCTTCCACTCGCGTGGCTGGGGCCAGTTCGCCGACGTGCTGCCCGACGTGGCCGGTGTCGCCGACACGGGCCTCGTGCAGGTCATGCGTGACAGCGGGCTCGAGGCCGAGCTGCCCGACGCGGTGCGCATGGTGACGGACGCAGGTGTACGCCTGCGCGTCGCGGAGCTGCAGCACGGCGACGACGCCGACGCCGTGCTGGCGTCCGTGCCGTGGCCCGCGGACCGCTCCCTCACGACCGTGCTGGTGGGTGACCGCCTGCAGGCCCAGAAGGCTCTCGAGCAGGGCGTCGGGGCGGTCGAGCTCGTGGCTGACTGCCTCGACCCGGCGAGCGTGACCAAGGTCCTCGCCTGCGTCGACGGCATCGCCGACAAGGCGGCCGTCGCGCTGACCGACCCGTTCGCCCCCGAGCGCCACGAAGCGGTGCTCGAGGCCGTCGAGCGTCTCTGCGCCGCGGGTGTCAGGGAGATCTGCCTGCCCGACACCGACGGCGCCGCCACCGCACTCGCCGTCCGCGACCTCCTCCAGGAGGTCGTCCCGCTCGCGCGGCCCGCGTCGTTGCGCATCCGCCTGGACGGGGCCGACCGCCTCGCCCTGGTGAAGGGCCTGACCGCCCTCAAGAGCGGTGTCCGTGACTTCGACACCGCCCTCGGAGGGCTCCAGCACTCCGTCTCGGTCGAGGACCTGATCCGGCTCCTCGGCACCCTCGACGTCGCGAGCCCGGTCGACCCCGAAGCGCTCAGCTCCCTCGCGGAGCGACTCTCCACCATCCAGACCACCGCCCGAGCGGCTCTTGCCGCCCGGAACACCGTAGGAGCAGCAGGATGA
- a CDS encoding GntR family transcriptional regulator, with amino-acid sequence MTARTDSRVRSISHRSLVDRVTEELHRAILNGDIPPGSTISIVELCKEFDVSHIPVREALRRLESEGAVSLRPGRSAVVTSLSADDLTNIYSLRKLIEGELVVKATPKLDAAALERAEAAMNEYATIEREASRLAAAHHAFHAAFLDDVLGPADRRVLELLWTSSDRYLHLLLSDLDKGPEKTQARIDEHQQLLDLARAGQTEQLREAWIAHLDNSEKALLKALASRK; translated from the coding sequence ATGACTGCACGTACGGATTCCCGAGTGCGCTCCATCAGTCACCGCTCCTTGGTGGACCGCGTGACGGAGGAGCTGCACCGCGCCATTCTGAACGGCGACATCCCCCCGGGGTCGACCATCTCCATCGTCGAGCTCTGCAAGGAGTTCGACGTCAGCCACATCCCCGTGCGTGAGGCGCTGCGCCGCCTCGAGAGCGAGGGCGCGGTCAGCCTGCGCCCGGGCCGCTCCGCCGTGGTCACGAGCCTGAGCGCCGACGACCTCACCAACATCTACAGCCTTCGCAAGCTGATCGAGGGCGAGCTCGTCGTGAAGGCGACGCCGAAGCTCGACGCCGCCGCGCTCGAGCGCGCGGAGGCCGCGATGAACGAGTACGCCACGATCGAGCGCGAGGCCTCCCGCCTCGCTGCTGCGCACCACGCGTTCCACGCCGCGTTCCTGGACGACGTCCTCGGCCCGGCGGACCGCCGGGTCCTCGAGCTGCTGTGGACCTCCTCGGACCGCTACCTCCACCTGTTGCTGAGCGACCTCGACAAGGGGCCGGAGAAGACCCAGGCCCGCATCGACGAGCACCAGCAGCTCCTCGACCTCGCTCGCGCCGGCCAGACCGAGCAGCTGCGCGAGGCGTGGATCGCCCACCTCGACAACTCCGAGAAGGCACTCCTGAAGGCGCTGGCCAGCCGGAAGTGA
- a CDS encoding carbon-nitrogen hydrolase family protein: MSLRVAAVQFAVTEDVEANLATCLRMTDEAAAAGAKVVVLPEFSNHVSWYSGREHARSKALTLDGPFLAALGERAASHQIHLMVNVTLLREDGRVSGSNVLFDPSGAIVSVSDKQVLMGSERDHLDPAVERAPLVETDVATFGLYSCMDGVINETPRMLALDGGTVLLNSINSFALDEATLHVPVRAIENKVWVVAANKVGPLVPAHSIEAVAAKVGVPVERLHGVGEAQIVAPDGTVVAIGPTTGEAVVVADIDVELALDKRRKDGTDVFASRRPELYGPIAEAPRGRQAPAGAAQVTAASISPAPGEDAAELLAKAVADGVQLVVLPELASRGGVGTAEESADLTVESIAQALAGTETLVVTSVVADGAHVGVVVSADGIVGRQKQLHRSARHADWVTDLGDAVEVLDVAWGRLAVVVGDDALYPETFRLVALQDADVVAAPFTPEARVDLDPLLLERAAENRLNVVTAGPRTPELPGGVLVPLSHNFTLWGSGWERPFDGVISRPEPVVVDSGLVSAVLRPECAVNRFVSKGTDLVDGRPWNLAESIVRA; this comes from the coding sequence GTGTCGCTTCGCGTCGCTGCTGTTCAGTTCGCCGTCACCGAAGACGTCGAGGCCAACCTCGCCACCTGTCTGCGGATGACCGACGAGGCCGCAGCCGCCGGTGCCAAGGTCGTCGTCCTGCCCGAGTTCAGCAACCATGTGTCGTGGTACTCGGGCCGCGAGCACGCTCGCAGCAAGGCGCTGACGCTGGACGGGCCCTTCCTCGCGGCGCTCGGTGAACGAGCAGCCAGCCACCAGATCCACCTCATGGTCAACGTGACCCTCCTGCGGGAGGACGGCCGCGTCAGCGGCTCCAACGTGCTCTTCGACCCCTCGGGCGCCATCGTCTCGGTGAGCGACAAGCAGGTCCTGATGGGCAGCGAGCGCGACCACCTCGACCCTGCCGTCGAGCGGGCACCACTCGTGGAGACCGACGTCGCGACCTTCGGCCTCTACTCCTGCATGGACGGCGTCATCAACGAGACCCCGCGCATGCTGGCCCTCGACGGCGGCACTGTGCTGCTCAACAGCATCAACTCCTTCGCCCTGGACGAGGCCACCCTGCACGTGCCGGTCCGTGCGATCGAGAACAAGGTCTGGGTCGTCGCCGCCAACAAGGTCGGACCGCTCGTGCCCGCCCACAGCATCGAGGCCGTGGCCGCCAAGGTCGGCGTACCGGTCGAGCGCCTGCACGGAGTGGGGGAGGCCCAGATCGTGGCTCCCGACGGCACCGTCGTCGCGATCGGCCCCACGACCGGCGAGGCTGTCGTCGTCGCGGACATCGACGTCGAGCTGGCCCTGGACAAGCGACGCAAGGACGGCACCGACGTGTTCGCCTCGCGCCGCCCCGAGCTGTACGGCCCGATCGCCGAGGCTCCCCGTGGGCGTCAGGCGCCTGCCGGAGCAGCCCAGGTCACGGCCGCCTCCATCTCCCCGGCACCGGGGGAGGACGCGGCTGAGCTGCTGGCGAAGGCGGTCGCCGACGGCGTCCAGCTCGTCGTCCTGCCCGAGCTCGCCTCCCGCGGCGGTGTCGGCACCGCCGAGGAGTCCGCGGACCTCACGGTGGAGTCCATCGCGCAGGCTCTCGCCGGAACGGAGACGCTCGTCGTCACCTCGGTGGTCGCCGACGGCGCCCACGTCGGTGTGGTGGTCTCGGCCGACGGCATCGTCGGGCGCCAGAAGCAGCTGCACCGCAGCGCCCGTCACGCGGACTGGGTCACTGACCTCGGCGACGCCGTGGAGGTGCTCGACGTGGCGTGGGGTCGCCTGGCCGTGGTCGTCGGCGACGACGCCCTCTACCCGGAGACGTTCCGCCTGGTGGCGCTGCAGGACGCCGACGTCGTGGCGGCGCCCTTCACCCCTGAGGCGCGCGTCGACCTCGACCCGCTGCTGCTCGAGCGCGCCGCGGAGAACCGCCTCAACGTGGTCACCGCGGGCCCGCGTACGCCGGAGCTGCCCGGCGGCGTCCTCGTGCCGCTGTCGCACAACTTCACCCTCTGGGGCTCAGGCTGGGAGCGGCCCTTCGACGGCGTCATCAGCCGCCCCGAGCCGGTGGTCGTCGACTCCGGCCTCGTGAGCGCCGTGCTGCGGCCCGAGTGTGCGGTCAACCGTTTCGTCTCCAAGGGCACCGACCTGGTCGACGGGCGCCCGTGGAACCTGGCCGAGAGCATCGTCCGCGCCTGA
- a CDS encoding MFS transporter: MSNDVSPPETSATTSAVTSPVEMKVFARKPPQLVDVNKDAPFGWWPAIVIALVAFIDRVEVNLIAGALPAIKEHFEISNTLAGAIPTAASIAGAILVLPAGRLADRAPRVITIALVVLAWALLSIGSGLAVSFIMFFIVRVMIGGAGQLYNPPASSLLADYYPPKSRAKAYGFERAGYYMGLPAGVILGGIIADAFDWRTVFFVAAVPGLLVALIVLTVKDPIRGIGDRLEHARTGNVAASQAEHVTDTRSIWVQTRELLRIPTLRGVTVALACLSLGVAGLFYWIPTFLVEVEGVTAATGSSLSGAVGGTGIVIGIVLGSKIGDKYHGIRRGWRINVSALFLLVGAIGLTGTVLLPGVEVRSAMIALACIGFAAAIPNMTAANADVLPANGRGMGFAVLTFLVTLGGSAGPLLIGVASDAIHAATDLTYSASLQFAMLILLPPLFICIGVALKIRHTYDDDAAKAMASGAGAGAPVAH, encoded by the coding sequence ATGTCCAACGACGTGTCCCCGCCCGAGACCTCAGCCACCACGAGCGCCGTGACCTCGCCCGTGGAGATGAAGGTGTTCGCGCGCAAGCCCCCCCAGCTCGTCGACGTCAACAAGGACGCTCCGTTCGGCTGGTGGCCCGCCATCGTGATCGCCCTGGTGGCGTTCATCGACCGCGTCGAGGTCAACCTCATCGCAGGCGCCCTGCCTGCGATCAAGGAGCACTTCGAGATCAGCAACACCCTTGCGGGTGCCATCCCCACCGCGGCGTCGATCGCCGGCGCGATCCTCGTGCTGCCCGCCGGGCGTCTGGCCGACCGCGCGCCGCGCGTGATCACGATCGCCCTGGTCGTGCTGGCCTGGGCCCTCCTCTCCATCGGCAGCGGCCTGGCCGTCTCCTTCATCATGTTCTTCATCGTCCGCGTGATGATCGGTGGCGCCGGCCAGCTGTACAACCCGCCCGCGTCGTCACTGCTGGCCGACTACTACCCGCCGAAGAGCCGGGCCAAGGCCTACGGCTTCGAGCGCGCGGGCTACTACATGGGTCTGCCTGCCGGCGTGATCCTGGGCGGCATCATCGCCGACGCCTTCGACTGGCGCACCGTCTTCTTCGTCGCGGCCGTCCCCGGCCTCCTCGTCGCCCTGATCGTGCTCACGGTGAAGGACCCGATCCGTGGCATCGGCGACCGCCTGGAGCACGCCCGCACCGGCAACGTGGCCGCCTCCCAGGCCGAGCACGTCACCGACACCCGCTCCATCTGGGTCCAGACGCGCGAGCTGCTCCGCATCCCCACCCTGCGCGGCGTGACCGTCGCCCTGGCCTGCCTCTCCCTGGGCGTGGCCGGCCTCTTCTACTGGATCCCGACCTTCCTGGTCGAGGTCGAGGGCGTCACCGCCGCCACGGGTTCGTCCCTCTCCGGCGCGGTGGGCGGCACCGGCATCGTCATCGGCATCGTGCTGGGCTCGAAGATCGGCGACAAGTACCACGGCATCCGCCGCGGCTGGCGCATCAACGTCTCGGCCCTCTTCCTGCTCGTCGGCGCCATCGGCCTGACCGGCACCGTGCTCCTGCCCGGCGTCGAGGTCCGCAGCGCCATGATCGCGCTCGCCTGCATCGGATTCGCGGCGGCGATCCCCAACATGACGGCCGCCAACGCCGACGTCCTGCCGGCCAACGGTCGCGGCATGGGCTTCGCGGTGCTGACCTTCCTGGTCACGCTCGGCGGTTCGGCCGGTCCGCTCCTGATCGGTGTCGCCTCGGACGCCATCCACGCCGCCACGGACCTGACCTACTCGGCCTCGCTGCAGTTCGCGATGCTCATCCTGCTCCCGCCGCTCTTCATCTGCATCGGCGTGGCGCTGAAGATCCGCCACACCTACGACGACGACGCCGCCAAGGCCATGGCCTCCGGCGCCGGCGCCGGGGCCCCGGTGGCTCACTGA
- a CDS encoding isochorismatase family protein: MDRTQDSAAAGFQGHLGAGDSPALLVIDVCRAYLDPESPLSDTSGRFEAARASASRVVDAAREAGVPVLFTQVVLQPGLADAGWFAKKVPSLKVFEVGNPLGEFPVDGPAPLPGEIVVAKQYASGFFGTSLASTLRALGIDTPYVFGFSTSGCVRATALDALQHGFRPQVIADASGDREEATHDQNLFDLNAKYADVVSEAEVLSRFEALAAQKENR; this comes from the coding sequence ATGGACCGCACCCAGGACAGCGCCGCCGCCGGATTCCAGGGGCACCTCGGCGCCGGGGACTCCCCGGCGCTGCTGGTGATCGACGTCTGCCGCGCCTACCTCGACCCCGAGTCCCCGCTCTCCGACACCAGCGGTCGCTTCGAGGCCGCCCGTGCCAGTGCGTCCCGCGTGGTCGACGCGGCGCGGGAGGCGGGCGTACCGGTGCTCTTCACCCAGGTCGTCCTGCAGCCCGGGCTCGCCGACGCCGGTTGGTTCGCGAAGAAGGTGCCCTCGCTGAAGGTCTTCGAGGTGGGCAACCCGCTCGGGGAGTTCCCCGTCGACGGCCCGGCGCCGCTGCCCGGCGAGATCGTGGTGGCCAAGCAGTACGCCTCCGGCTTCTTCGGCACCTCGCTGGCCTCCACGCTGCGTGCCCTGGGCATCGACACCCCGTACGTCTTCGGGTTCTCCACCAGCGGGTGCGTCCGCGCCACCGCCCTCGACGCCCTCCAGCACGGCTTCCGCCCGCAGGTGATCGCCGACGCCAGTGGCGACCGCGAGGAGGCCACGCACGACCAGAACCTCTTCGACCTCAACGCCAAGTACGCAGACGTGGTCAGCGAGGCCGAGGTGCTCAGTCGCTTCGAGGCACTCGCGGCGCAGAAGGAGAACCGATGA